The sequence GCCTAGGAACAGAAGCTTTTCCACACCCGTTCGATGCGCTGCTTCAATGACATTGCCCGCAATGGCAAGATTGTCGAACAGGAAATTGGCGGGGAGGTTCTGGTTGGCGAGAATGCCGCCAACCTTTGCCGCTGCCAGAAATACCAGCTGCGGTCTATGGTCCGCGAACCAAGTCCGCACCGCCGCCTGATCTCTGAGATCGAGTTCATCGCGAGAAGCGGCAACAATCGTGCACCCCTCGCCCGCAAGTCGCCTTACGAGTGCCGATCCGACCATGCCGCGATGGCCGGCTACGAAAACCCGTTTTCCCGAAATGTCGAACATGCGCTTTGATCCAGAAGCTGCCATGCAACCTATCAGGCGCCGTTGCCAATCGGAGCCGTCTGCATGACGACAAGGTCGGCCTCGACCATTTCCCTGACCATGTCGCGCGGACTGGTTTCGTGAGACCATCCCAGTGCGCGTTTCGCCTTTGCCGGATCGCCGATTAGCAAATCGACCTCGGTGGGGCGGAAATAGCGCTCGTCCACCTCGATCAGGCAGCGACCGGTGTCCGCGCAATAGCCCTTTTCGTCGATGCCGGCGCCCTGCCAGCGCAATCGAATGCCAGCATCCGCGAATGCCCATTCAGCAAACGTGCGCACCGATGTCGTTTCGCCGGTCGCAAGGACGTAATCGTCTGGCTGGTCCTGCTGCAACATCAGCCACATGCCGCGGACATATTCGCGCGCATGTCCCCAGTCGCGCTTTGCGTCCAGGTTGCCAAGATACAGCTTTTCCTGGCGGCCCAGTTTGATTGCTGCGGCCGCCCGTGTGATTTTGCGCGTCACAAAGGTTTCGCCGCGCAACGGGCTCTCATGGTTGAACAAGATGCCATTCGAGGCATGAATGCCATAGGCCTCGCGATAGTTTACGACAGTCCAAAAGGCGAACAGCTTTGCAACTGCATAGGGGCTTCGGGGGTAGAATGGTGTTGTTTCACTTTGCGGCACAGATTGAACAAGGCCGTAAAGTTCGGACGTAGATGCTTGATAAAAGCGAACCTTCTTTTCCATGCCGAGAATACGAATTGCTTCCAGCAACCGAAGCGGACCCATGCCATCGGCGTTGGCAGTATATTCCGGCGTCTCAAAACTGACCGCGACATGACTTTGCGCGGCAAGGTTATAAATTTCGTCTGGCTTTACTTCCTGCACCAATCGGATGAGGTTGGTCGAATCAGTCAGATCACCATAATGCAGGCGAAATCGCGGATTTTGTACGTGGGGATCTTGATATATGTCCTCGATCCGCCCGGTATTGAAGGAAGACGACCGGCGCTTCACCCCATGCACCCGATACCCCTTTTCAAGCAGCAGCTTTGCCAGATAGGCGCCGTCCTGGCCTGTGATACCGGTTATTAGGGCTGTCTTATGTTGCACGTTAGTCGCCTTTACAACGGATGATCGGCAACGCGCGACCTGGCGCTATGCCATCTGGGTATTGATCGCTCGCCACAGCGAGGCAGACCAGTCGCCTTAGATCGCCGCGATCTTGCTGCTCTACCCCCAAAAATCCGCGCTCGAACAGCGGAAATCTAAGGCGCGCCGTCTCGCAGATCTGCACGGGCCCCTTATCACCATCTAGAGCTCCATCGAGCAGCGGGCGGCCCCTCAACGTCGATAGCTCCAGGCGAACAGGGGGAGGTTGAGAAACGCTGGGGCGGACATAGGCGCGGTTGGCAGGACTATCTTCCGGCTCTTCTGAGCAGCATATGTCCGTAATGGCTGATCACGTGCTCTACAGTTTCCGTCGGTGTCCGTATGCCATGCGAGCGCGATTAGCCTTGCGCGCGAGTGGTACGCGCTACGAGCTTCGCGAGGTTCGGCTTTCCAACAAGCCCGCGGAACTGTTGTTGGACTCCCCCAAGGGGACCGTTCCCGTACTTCGGACAGCCGACGGAAGGGTGATCGAGGAAAGCCTCGCGATCATGCGCTGGGCTCTGGATGCGCGGGATCCCGAAGGCTGGCTCTTGCGCGACGACCCGGCGCTGATCGCGATGAACGACGGCATGTTCAAGCACCACCTCGATCGATACAAATATCCAAATCGTTATGGTTTGGAAGTCGACAGGCATCGCGAAATTGGACTCCACTTTTTGCAAGGCCTTGATGCTCGGATAGCGGTTTCCGGCCAATTGTGCGGGCGGCTACGGGGGTTGGCAGACGCCGCCATCATGCCGTTCGTCAGGCAGTTTGCTGGCGTCGATCCCGACTGGTTTGAAGGTCAGCCGCTCCCCTACCTGAAGGCATGGCTTGCGAGCCACATCGCTTCGGATTTGTTCGACAATATCATGGGCCGGGCAGCAACTTGGTCTCATGGCGACCATCCCATCATCGTGGAAGCTACGAAATAACCAGCTCGGTCAGTGGAATTTATGACGGCTAGGTTTGGCCATGTTGCCGCAAGGTGACACGCGCTATTGGTTCTGGCCAATGATGGGTACGCAACGTGATGACGCATGACGGAGCGGGGCCAGAGGTAGCCACAGTAAGGCTAGAGGCCGCAAAGAACCCGGCCCAATCAGAAAGCCGGCGTCGCAGGATATGGCGGATCGTGCGCAACATCTTGATCGGCGTAATCGCCGCCGTTGCCGCGATCTGGCTGGTGCTTTTCATCACCAAGGGACGGTTCCTGAAGGGCCCGTTCGAACGCACCGTTACCCGCCTGATCGACCGCCCGGTCAGGGTTGGCGGCGACTTTCAGCTTTATTTCGCGCCATTCGACATCAAGTTTCTGGCCGAGGGGCTGACCGTCGCCAATCCGGACTGGACCACCCGACGTCACCTGTTCACCGCGCGGCGCATCGCCACCCGGATCGCGCCGCTGTCTTTGCTGTTCGGGCGACGGCGGCTGCGCTGGCTGGACCTCAGCGATGCATCGCTCGACCTTGAATGGAATGACGCGCGAACCGCAAACAGCTGGACCTTCGCCAGCGACGGGAAGGGTAAGCCGTTCGAGTTGCCAATTATCGACCGTGCCGTACTTGTCTCGACCGCACTCCGTTACCGCGATCCGCAGCTCGACCTGATCGCGGATCTTGATTTCTCCTCGATCCGCTCGCGCGATGCACGGATCGGCGAGGCGGTCCGCTTCACGGGGGTTGGACGGATCCGTCGGACGCCGTTCACGCTACGCGGCGCGCTGCTCACCCCCAACGCAACCGCCGCACGTGGCCGCAACCGGCTTCTGCTCAACGCCGTCGCCGCTCAGAACCGCATCACCATGTCCGGCACGCTGCCCAGCCTAGCCGACATCGAGGGGGTTCCCTTGGCGGTGACGGCGCGCGGGCGCAACGCTGCCGAACTACTAGGCATCCTCGGCGTCGTTATCCCGCGCACACGCGCCTATCGCCTGAAATCGACCTTGGTGAAGCGCGGCTCCGAATATCGTTTCGGCGACCTGACGGGGCGGTTTGGGGACAGCGACATCACCGGTGCTTTTACCGTTCAAAACGGCGGCCCGCGCGTCCACATCGACGCCAATCTGACGACGCGGTTGCTCGACATTGTCGATGTCGCGCCCTTCATTGGATACAATCCCGATTTGGTGGCGAGCCGCGGTTTTGCAGCCGCGGCTAGGGCGGCGGGCGCGCCACCCGCGCGCCTGCTGCCCGATGCCTCGCTCCGCGCCGAAGGGCTGCGTGCGTTCGACGCCGACGTCCGCTATCGGGTATCGCGCCTGCGATCGGACAGCGTTCCTGTGACCGATGTTTCAGTGACCGTCGCGCTCGACAACGGGTTGCTCCACCTTTCGCCGTTCAGCTTCACAATGGCGCGCGGCACCGTGGCGTCGGACGTCCGTATCGACTGGCGCAGGCGACCCGCGCGCATCGCCTATGATTTTCGGATGGGTGCCACGCCGATGGCGCGGCTGCTCGCTGGCTTCGGCGTTGAAGAAGCAGGGACCAGCGGCACGGTTCGAGGTCGCGTGCAACTGGAAGGCGATGGCGACACGCTGCACGATTCCCTGGCCACGTCGCGCGGCCGTATCGCGTTCGTCATCCCTCAGGGACAGCTCACGACCCGCAACGTCCAGCTTTCCGAACTCGATCTTGGAACATTTGTCCAGAAGATGTTTGAGTCGCGGCTGAAGGAGCCGGTCAGGATCAATTGCGGTCTGATCGCCTTTACGGTGAAAGGAGGAGCAGCTGCCGCCGATCCCATCCTGATTGACACGAGCAAGAACGTGGTCGTCGGCCGCGGCGGGTTCAGCTTTGCCACCGAACAGATCGACCTTGCCTTTCGTGCCGACGCCAAGAAGTTCAGCCTGTTTTCCGGGCAGTCACCTGTCGGCATCGGCGGCTATTTCGCCAAGCCGTCGCTTGATGTCGTCAGCCCGCAACTGCTCGGCCGCGCAGGGGCGGGCCTCGGATTGGCGGTGTTGGCCATGCCGCCGGCCGCGCTGCTTGCGTTCGTCGATGTCGGCGATGCACGCGCCGCGGCGTGCGGCCCCGTCTTGGCCGGCGCTACCGCCAAGGGGCAGCGCACCCGGGACGGCAAGCCTCGAGACGATCTCGGCACGGGCACCGAGGATAGGTCGAAGGACAAACTGCGCAAGAAGTTCCTCGGCATCTTCTGATGTCTGTGGCGGCACGAGCCCAGCGCGGGAGTGTTGGACAGGTGCCAGCCCATTCACAGGGGCGCGTTGTCGGTCCCAGCGCCCAAATTTGCACAATCCTAAGGCACGGAGCGACGTGCATTGGCGCTATTGTTGGGTAGACGATGAATCAATCGTATGGCCGGTCAGCTAGTCTGCGAGTGATCGTTAGAGCCATGCTTGGATATGCATGACCGGTGAGCTCATTGCAGAAGCGCCGCCATTGCCCAGGCGGCAAAACAGCAGATGCCTGTATAACCGGTAAATACGGGCCATCCGCTGATGGGACAGGAAAACAGCTTTCCTATCTTCACGTTAGCTCGCGGATCTGGCGGCTGGGCGATGCGGTCGGGGCTTTGGCCGCATAGGCTGCGGTGGCTTCGCCGATGATGAGCACAGCCGGATCGTCATCGCTCACCGCCCCGACCAGGAAGGCGAGCGCGAACAACTGGCCGCGGATGATCCGCTCGTCCGGCAGCGCTGCGTTGACGACGACGAGCACCGGCGTTTCGGGAGCGCGGCCTGCGCCGATCAGCTGCTGCGCGACGGTCGCGGCGGCCTCGCGGCCCATATAGATGGCAAGCGTCGCATCGGGTGCCGCAAGCGCTTGCCAGTCGAGGTCGAGGGGGCGACCGGCCTGTGGATGCGCAGTGACAAAGGTCAACCGGCGAGCAACACCGCGCAGCGTCAGGCTCGCCCCGGCCGAAGCGACTGCCGCACTGGCGGCAGTGATGCCGGGACAGATGCGCACTGGCACACCGGCGGCTTGGCATGCGGCAACTTCCTCTGCCGTCCGGCCGAAGATCGCCGGATCGCCGCCTTTCAGGCGGACGACGCGCTGCCCCGCCAGCGCCGCTTCGACGATGAGCGCGTCGATCGTCGCCTGATCCTTGGAATGGCGGCCCGATCGCTTGCCGACACTGATCTGTTTGGTGTGCGGCTCGATCAGATCAAGCACGCCGGGTCCGACCAGCGCGTCGTGGAAGATGACGTCCGCTTCCGAAATCAGGCGCAGCGCCTTGCGCGTGAGCAGATCGGGATCACCCGGTCCCGCGCCAACCAGCCAGACGCTGCCAGCGGGGAAGTTGTCATGCGGCATGCGTAGTCTCCCCAGCAATGAGCCGCGCGAGCGCGGGGCGGCACGAGCCGCAATTGGTGCCCGCGCCGATAGCCGCACCAATTGCCGCGACGTCGACCAGCCCCTGGTCGCGAATCGCGGCGACGACGGTCTTCATGCCAATGTCGAAACAGGCGCAAACAACCGGGCCGCGATCGACCACCGCGCCTGGTGCGCGGCCAGCCAGAAGGGTTGGCGCGGCCTCTGCCTCGCCAAGCTGTGCGATCAGCCAGTCGCGCGCGGGCAGCTCGCCGTGTTCGGTAATAAACAGCGCGGCGACCAGCCGCCCCTTGGCAAGTACCGCGATCCGGCGCGTGCCGCGCGCGCGGTCGATCGCCTCGATCCGCTCACCTAGTGGCAACGATGTTTCCAGTCGCAGCGGGTCACCATCGCCTGCCAGCTCCCACAGGCTGCCTGCCGGGATCGCCACGCGGGTCGCCCACAAACAATCGGGTTGCCGCGCAGGCTCGCCCACCAGAATCAGGAAACCGCGCCACTTGGTCTCGACTGCGCCGATCATGGCGGGCGTCGCCTTGAATCCCGGCTGGCCGGAGATCGGATCGGCAAGCGGACGCGGGAGCAAGCCGGTGCGCCCGCCGGTTGAGGTGCGATCGGTCCAGTGGATCGGCACGAACAGCTCGCCCGGCCGCTGCGTATCAGTGACGCGAGCGCGGTAGAGGCTCTCTCCCTGCGGCGTCGATACGCGGGCGAGGGCGCCGTCGGCGATTCCCAACTGCGCGGCATCATGCGAATGCACCTCCACCAACGGCTCCTCGCGGTGGCGTGCCAGCTTTGGCGCAAGGCCGGTACGCGTCATGCTGTGCCAATGATCGCGATAGCGCCCCGTGTTGAGGGTCATCGGCCAATCGCGGAGCGGCGCAGCGAGCGGCTTTTGCGCGACCGGCACCAGCCGCGCGCGTCCGTCGGCAGTCGGAAAGCGGCCATCGGCAAAGGGCATCCCGCCCCAGCGAAACGGCAACATCGCGTCATAGTCAGCATTGCCGCCCGCGCCGCGCCCCGCCAGCGAGAACAGCCGCTGGCCGTCATTCTGATAGGTTGAGAGCCGCACATGTTCGCGCCAGATTTCGGCAGGCCGGTCATAGGCGAAGGCCGTCTTCCACCCCATGCGCCGCGCGACTTCCTTGACGATCCACCAGTCCGGTCGCGCCTCTCCCGGCAGCGGGAAGATTGCGCGCTGGCGGCTCACGGTGCGGTCCGAGTTGGTGACGGTGCCGTCCTTCTCACCCCATGCGGCGGCCGGCAGTCGGACATGCGCAAAGGCGCCGGTATCGGTGTCGGCCATCACGTCGCTGACAACGACAAAGGGGCACGCCGCCAGCGCCTCGCGCACCTGGGTGGCATCCGGCATGGACACGGCTGGGTTGGTCGCCATCACCCACAGCGCCTTGATCCGCCCTTCGCCGACCGCACGAAACATGTCGACTGCCTTGAGGCCCGGCCTCTCGGCGATCGTCGGTGATGCCCAGAAGCGTTGCACGATCGCGCGGCTCGCTTCGCTAAAATCCATGTGCGCGGCGAGTGTCGAAGCAAGGCCGCCAACCTCCCGGCCGCCCATCGCATTGGGCTGACCGGTGATCGAAAAGGGCTGCGCACCCGGCTTGCCGATGCGGCCCGTCGCCTGATGGACGTTGAGGATCGCATTCACCTGATCCGTACCGGCAAGCGACTGGTTCACGCCCTGGCTGAAGAGCGTCACTGTGCGCGGAGTGGCGGCGAACATTTCGTAGAAGCGGCGAAGGTCGGCTGCGGGAACGTCGCAGGTCTGCGCGGTGGACCACAGATCGGCCCCTTCAAGGTTCCAGAACCCCTCGGGCACCGCGACATGATCGCGAAGAAACGCCTGATCGAGCGCGCCCGCGTCGCGGCACCAGGCGAGCAGCCCGTTCATCAGCGCGACGTCGCTGCCGGGTCGGATCGGAAGGTGAAGGTCGGCCTGCTCGGCGGTTTCGGTGCGGCGCGGATCGATGACGACGAGCTTGGCACCGCCTTCGCACCTGGCGCGGATGCGCTGATAGACAATCGGATGGCACCAGGCGGTGTTCGAGCCCACCAGGACGATGAGGTCGGCGGCGTCGATGTCATCATAGGATGCGGGCACGACATCCTCGCCGAATGCGCGGATGTGGCCGGCCACCGCGCTCGACATGCAGAGGCGCGAATTGGTGTCGATGTTCGCCGTGCCGATGAAACCCTTCATCAGCTTGTTGGCAACGTAATAGTCCTCGGTCAGCAACTGACCCGAAACGTAAAAGGCGACGCTGCCTGGCCCATGCCGCGCGATCGTCTCGCGAAAGCGCCGGGCAACGAGATCGAGCGCCTTGTCCCACGAAGCGCGGCGATTGCCGATCATGGGCGCGAGCAGCCGGCCTTCCAGGCCGACCGTTTCGCCCAGATGCGTTCCCTTCGAGCACAGACGCCCATGGTTGGCGGGATGCTCGGGGTCGCCCTTGATCTCTACTGAACGCTCGCCGGTGCGTGTTGCGACGATCCCGCACCCGACGCCGCAGTAGGCGCAGGTCGTGCGGATCATGCCGCCGCTTTCAGTGCGCCCGCGCGGCAGATCAGCACCCGCCCGCCGCTGAGCTTGACCGGCACTGTCGGCGTGCACCCCTTGTCCTGGCCCAGCGCCTCGCCAGTGGATAGCGAGATGCGCCAGTTGTGCAGCGGGCAGGCGACGGCACCGCCGTGGACGATCCCTTGCGAAAGCCGCCCGTGCTTGTGCGGACAGCGGTCGAGCAGCGCGAACACATGACCCTCGCCTGTTCGGAAGACGGCAATGTCGTCACCGCCCACGATCTGCACCGTCCGGCTGCCGCGCAACGGGATCTCCTCGACCCAGCCGATATCGAGCCACTCGCCGTTCATGCCATCTCTCCCATCGGCTGGAACCGCGCCATTGGCGCATGCTGCTCTCGCTCGGCCCCGGCGGCGCGCGCCGCCCAGGGATCGTCCTGCATGAATTGCTGCGAGAACCAGAAGCGTCGTGTCAGTTCGCCGCGTGCCGCAGCGTCGGGCAACAGGCGCGACTTGACATATTCGAGGCCAACCCGCTCGATCCACGGCGCGGTGCGCTCAAGATAGCGCGCTTCCTCTCGGTATAGCTGGATAAAGGCGGCGCACATCTCCATCGCCTCGGCCTCTGTCGCAACCTTGCACAGGAGGTCGGTGGCGCGCACTTTGATCCCGCCATTGCCGCCGACATGGAGTTCATAACCCGAATCGACGCAGACGACGCCAAAGTCCTTTATCGTCGCCTCGGCACAGTTGCGTGGACAGCCGGAGACCGCGATTTTGAACTTGTGCGGCATCCACGAGCCCCAGGTGGCGCGCTCGATCTTGACGCCCAACCCCGTCGAATCCTGCGTGCCGAAGCGGCACCATTCGCTCCCCACACAAGTCTTCACCGTGCGCAGCGACTTGCCATAGGCATGGCCCGACACCATTCCCGCGGCGTTGAGGTCGGCCCAGACGGCCGGCAGATCCTCTTTGCGAATGCCGAAGATATCGAGCCGCTGGCCGCCGGTGACCTTGACCATCGGCGCATTATACTTCTCGACCACGTCGGCGATCGCGCGCAGTTCGCGCGGGTTTGTGAGGCCGCCCCACATGCGCGGCACGACCGAGTAGGTGCCGTCCTTCTGGATGTTGGCGTGCATCCGCTCGTTGACGAAACGGCTCTGCTGATCGTCGACATACTCGCCCGGCAGCGAGCAGAGCAGGTAATAGTTGAGCGCCGGGCGGCACGACGAACAGCCGTCCGGCGTCGACCAGTGCAGCTTCTGCATCACCTCCGGGATTGAGCGCATCGCCTGTGCGACGATCTCCCGCCGGACATCGTCATGGCCGAAGCTGGTGCATTTGCACATCGTCTTCGGCCCAGCCTCCACCTCGCTGCCGAGACGCAGGGTCAGCAGGGTTTCGACGATGTCGGTGCACGAGCCACAGCTGGCCGAGGCTTTGCACCCGGCGCGTACCGCATCGAGGCTCGCCGCACCGCCGTCGATGCAGGCGAGCACGCGACCCTTGGAGACGCCGTTGCAGCCGCAGATTTCCGCATCGTCGGAAAGCGCCGCAACGGCAGCCTTAGGGTCCGCTTGCCCCCCTCCCGAGGCAAAGGCCTGACCGAAGATCAGCGCGTCGCGAATGTCGGCAACGCTCTCGCCGCGCTTCAGAAGGTCGAAGTACCAGTTGCCGTCGGCGGTATCGCCATAGAGCACCGCGCCGACGATACGGTCGTCGCGCACCACGACCCGCTTGTAGATGCCGCGGCTGGCGTCGCGCAGGACGATGTCCTCCGCCCCATCGCCGCCCGAAAAGTCGCCCGCCGAGAAGACGTCGAGCCCCGCGACCTTGAGCTTGGTTGACGTCGGTGCCGGGCGGTAGCCGCTGTGCCGCTCGACCAATCCGTCGGCCAATGCGCGGCACATGTCCCACAGCGGCGCGACAAGGCCATAGACCTGACCCTGATGCTCGACGCATTCGCCGACCGCCAGGATCGCGGGGTCACTCGTCACCATATGGTCGTCGACCTTGATCCCGCGCCCGACTTCCAGCCCGGCCGCCCGCGCGAGCGCAACCGAGGGGCGTATGCCGACCGCCATGACCACGAGATCGGCGGCGATCTCGGTCCCGTCCTTCAGGCGCACTGCCTCGACCCGGCCGTCGCCCAAAATCGCGGTGGTGTCCGCGCCCGTCAGGATTGTTTGCCCGCGCGCCTCCAGCGCGATCTTGAGCAGCCAGCTGGCCGCCTCGTCCAGCTGGCGCTCCATCAGCGTCGGCATCAGGTGCAGCACCGTCACCTTCATGCCGCGCAGCGACAGACCGTGCGCCGCTTCGAGCCCCAGAAGGCCGCCGCCGATCACGACGGCGTTGCCACCCCGGTCGGCCGCCGCCAGCATCGCCTCGACATCGTTCATGTCGCGGAAGCTGACGACGCCAGGCAGGTCGTGGCCAGGGACGGGAATGATGAAGGG is a genomic window of Sphingomonas sp. IW22 containing:
- the gmd gene encoding GDP-mannose 4,6-dehydratase produces the protein MQHKTALITGITGQDGAYLAKLLLEKGYRVHGVKRRSSSFNTGRIEDIYQDPHVQNPRFRLHYGDLTDSTNLIRLVQEVKPDEIYNLAAQSHVAVSFETPEYTANADGMGPLRLLEAIRILGMEKKVRFYQASTSELYGLVQSVPQSETTPFYPRSPYAVAKLFAFWTVVNYREAYGIHASNGILFNHESPLRGETFVTRKITRAAAAIKLGRQEKLYLGNLDAKRDWGHAREYVRGMWLMLQQDQPDDYVLATGETTSVRTFAEWAFADAGIRLRWQGAGIDEKGYCADTGRCLIEVDERYFRPTEVDLLIGDPAKAKRALGWSHETSPRDMVREMVEADLVVMQTAPIGNGA
- a CDS encoding glutathione S-transferase, with product MADHVLYSFRRCPYAMRARLALRASGTRYELREVRLSNKPAELLLDSPKGTVPVLRTADGRVIEESLAIMRWALDARDPEGWLLRDDPALIAMNDGMFKHHLDRYKYPNRYGLEVDRHREIGLHFLQGLDARIAVSGQLCGRLRGLADAAIMPFVRQFAGVDPDWFEGQPLPYLKAWLASHIASDLFDNIMGRAATWSHGDHPIIVEATK
- a CDS encoding AsmA family protein; translation: MTHDGAGPEVATVRLEAAKNPAQSESRRRRIWRIVRNILIGVIAAVAAIWLVLFITKGRFLKGPFERTVTRLIDRPVRVGGDFQLYFAPFDIKFLAEGLTVANPDWTTRRHLFTARRIATRIAPLSLLFGRRRLRWLDLSDASLDLEWNDARTANSWTFASDGKGKPFELPIIDRAVLVSTALRYRDPQLDLIADLDFSSIRSRDARIGEAVRFTGVGRIRRTPFTLRGALLTPNATAARGRNRLLLNAVAAQNRITMSGTLPSLADIEGVPLAVTARGRNAAELLGILGVVIPRTRAYRLKSTLVKRGSEYRFGDLTGRFGDSDITGAFTVQNGGPRVHIDANLTTRLLDIVDVAPFIGYNPDLVASRGFAAAARAAGAPPARLLPDASLRAEGLRAFDADVRYRVSRLRSDSVPVTDVSVTVALDNGLLHLSPFSFTMARGTVASDVRIDWRRRPARIAYDFRMGATPMARLLAGFGVEEAGTSGTVRGRVQLEGDGDTLHDSLATSRGRIAFVIPQGQLTTRNVQLSELDLGTFVQKMFESRLKEPVRINCGLIAFTVKGGAAAADPILIDTSKNVVVGRGGFSFATEQIDLAFRADAKKFSLFSGQSPVGIGGYFAKPSLDVVSPQLLGRAGAGLGLAVLAMPPAALLAFVDVGDARAAACGPVLAGATAKGQRTRDGKPRDDLGTGTEDRSKDKLRKKFLGIF
- the cobA gene encoding uroporphyrinogen-III C-methyltransferase; protein product: MPHDNFPAGSVWLVGAGPGDPDLLTRKALRLISEADVIFHDALVGPGVLDLIEPHTKQISVGKRSGRHSKDQATIDALIVEAALAGQRVVRLKGGDPAIFGRTAEEVAACQAAGVPVRICPGITAASAAVASAGASLTLRGVARRLTFVTAHPQAGRPLDLDWQALAAPDATLAIYMGREAAATVAQQLIGAGRAPETPVLVVVNAALPDERIIRGQLFALAFLVGAVSDDDPAVLIIGEATAAYAAKAPTASPSRQIRELT
- a CDS encoding molybdopterin-dependent oxidoreductase, which produces MIRTTCAYCGVGCGIVATRTGERSVEIKGDPEHPANHGRLCSKGTHLGETVGLEGRLLAPMIGNRRASWDKALDLVARRFRETIARHGPGSVAFYVSGQLLTEDYYVANKLMKGFIGTANIDTNSRLCMSSAVAGHIRAFGEDVVPASYDDIDAADLIVLVGSNTAWCHPIVYQRIRARCEGGAKLVVIDPRRTETAEQADLHLPIRPGSDVALMNGLLAWCRDAGALDQAFLRDHVAVPEGFWNLEGADLWSTAQTCDVPAADLRRFYEMFAATPRTVTLFSQGVNQSLAGTDQVNAILNVHQATGRIGKPGAQPFSITGQPNAMGGREVGGLASTLAAHMDFSEASRAIVQRFWASPTIAERPGLKAVDMFRAVGEGRIKALWVMATNPAVSMPDATQVREALAACPFVVVSDVMADTDTGAFAHVRLPAAAWGEKDGTVTNSDRTVSRQRAIFPLPGEARPDWWIVKEVARRMGWKTAFAYDRPAEIWREHVRLSTYQNDGQRLFSLAGRGAGGNADYDAMLPFRWGGMPFADGRFPTADGRARLVPVAQKPLAAPLRDWPMTLNTGRYRDHWHSMTRTGLAPKLARHREEPLVEVHSHDAAQLGIADGALARVSTPQGESLYRARVTDTQRPGELFVPIHWTDRTSTGGRTGLLPRPLADPISGQPGFKATPAMIGAVETKWRGFLILVGEPARQPDCLWATRVAIPAGSLWELAGDGDPLRLETSLPLGERIEAIDRARGTRRIAVLAKGRLVAALFITEHGELPARDWLIAQLGEAEAAPTLLAGRAPGAVVDRGPVVCACFDIGMKTVVAAIRDQGLVDVAAIGAAIGAGTNCGSCRPALARLIAGETTHAA
- the nirD gene encoding nitrite reductase small subunit NirD, whose protein sequence is MNGEWLDIGWVEEIPLRGSRTVQIVGGDDIAVFRTGEGHVFALLDRCPHKHGRLSQGIVHGGAVACPLHNWRISLSTGEALGQDKGCTPTVPVKLSGGRVLICRAGALKAAA
- the nirB gene encoding nitrite reductase large subunit NirB yields the protein MKHEPLKAPEGDLREHLIVIGNGMAGCRAIEELLARDPDRYRITIFGAEPRVNYNRIMLSPVLAGEKTFEEIVINGHDWYAGHGVTLLSGDPVTAIDRAARTVTSRSGLTLEYNRLLIATGSDPFIIPVPGHDLPGVVSFRDMNDVEAMLAAADRGGNAVVIGGGLLGLEAAHGLSLRGMKVTVLHLMPTLMERQLDEAASWLLKIALEARGQTILTGADTTAILGDGRVEAVRLKDGTEIAADLVVMAVGIRPSVALARAAGLEVGRGIKVDDHMVTSDPAILAVGECVEHQGQVYGLVAPLWDMCRALADGLVERHSGYRPAPTSTKLKVAGLDVFSAGDFSGGDGAEDIVLRDASRGIYKRVVVRDDRIVGAVLYGDTADGNWYFDLLKRGESVADIRDALIFGQAFASGGGQADPKAAVAALSDDAEICGCNGVSKGRVLACIDGGAASLDAVRAGCKASASCGSCTDIVETLLTLRLGSEVEAGPKTMCKCTSFGHDDVRREIVAQAMRSIPEVMQKLHWSTPDGCSSCRPALNYYLLCSLPGEYVDDQQSRFVNERMHANIQKDGTYSVVPRMWGGLTNPRELRAIADVVEKYNAPMVKVTGGQRLDIFGIRKEDLPAVWADLNAAGMVSGHAYGKSLRTVKTCVGSEWCRFGTQDSTGLGVKIERATWGSWMPHKFKIAVSGCPRNCAEATIKDFGVVCVDSGYELHVGGNGGIKVRATDLLCKVATEAEAMEMCAAFIQLYREEARYLERTAPWIERVGLEYVKSRLLPDAAARGELTRRFWFSQQFMQDDPWAARAAGAEREQHAPMARFQPMGEMA